One window of Dysgonomonas mossii genomic DNA carries:
- the nuoK gene encoding NADH-quinone oxidoreductase subunit NuoK, whose product MLNNILEQVGIDNYIYLCILLFCVGAIGILYRRSTIVMLMSVELMLASANMLLAVFSVYHQDPSGQVFVIFSLAVAAAEVAVGLAILVAIYRNIGTIDIDELKNLKG is encoded by the coding sequence ATGCTGAATAATATATTAGAACAAGTAGGAATTGACAATTACATCTACCTCTGCATACTATTGTTTTGTGTAGGTGCAATTGGAATATTGTATCGTAGGAGTACGATTGTGATGTTAATGTCGGTAGAATTGATGCTGGCTTCAGCCAATATGTTGTTGGCTGTTTTTTCTGTGTATCATCAGGATCCCAGCGGACAAGTGTTTGTGATATTCTCATTGGCCGTAGCTGCGGCAGAGGTGGCTGTCGGATTGGCTATTTTGGTTGCCATCTACAGAAACATAGGCACGATAGATATTGATGAATTGAAAAACTTAAAAGGATAA
- a CDS encoding FAD:protein FMN transferase: MELLYKAQTRFLFHSHIKIKLSAFYEESIFDELFAILEHVDKKYNSYQAGSYFDIINKNSGSFVDVDEETVNILNQAITISDFFNGTYDITVMPLIRLWGFYKDEQRQIPSIKEIKDVKKLIDYRHIEINGKKVKIKKGQEIITGSFIKAYAVDRLTERMLELGINDAIINAGGSTIMAINNESHPRWQVMVRHPQTEEVLFKLNIANQAYSTSSQSKTFVSIDDKEYGHILNPITGFPSANKQVGIISDNCMIGDMISTALFNESAEGFLKKIDLLSEHYNIKGFMLDSDNNIIYTQDFR, from the coding sequence ATGGAATTATTATACAAAGCCCAGACCCGATTCTTATTCCATTCGCATATAAAAATCAAGCTATCTGCTTTTTACGAAGAAAGCATATTTGATGAATTATTTGCGATTCTCGAACATGTGGATAAGAAATATAATTCGTATCAAGCAGGTTCTTATTTCGACATAATAAATAAGAACAGCGGCAGCTTTGTTGATGTTGATGAGGAAACTGTAAATATATTAAATCAGGCTATTACAATCTCAGATTTCTTTAATGGGACTTATGACATTACAGTCATGCCACTTATTAGGCTGTGGGGATTCTATAAAGATGAGCAACGGCAAATACCCTCAATCAAAGAAATAAAAGATGTAAAAAAGCTGATTGATTATAGGCACATAGAGATAAACGGAAAAAAAGTCAAGATAAAAAAAGGACAGGAAATCATTACTGGTTCGTTCATAAAAGCCTATGCTGTAGACCGTCTGACTGAAAGAATGCTTGAATTGGGTATAAATGATGCGATAATCAATGCCGGAGGCAGTACGATAATGGCAATAAATAACGAATCGCACCCACGATGGCAAGTCATGGTGAGGCATCCCCAAACGGAAGAAGTTTTATTCAAGTTAAACATTGCAAATCAGGCATATTCCACATCATCTCAGTCCAAAACTTTTGTAAGTATAGATGACAAAGAATATGGACATATACTAAATCCTATTACGGGTTTTCCGTCGGCAAACAAGCAGGTGGGAATTATCAGCGACAATTGTATGATAGGTGATATGATCTCTACGGCACTGTTTAACGAATCGGCGGAAGGATTCTTAAAAAAGATTGATCTACTATCGGAACATTACAACATAAAAGGTTTTATGCTCGATAGTGATAATAATATTATATACACTCAAGATTTCAGATAG
- a CDS encoding NuoI/complex I 23 kDa subunit family protein, with protein MSIEKISLSGRKTEVVDKNMTFAEKIYFPAVIKGLIITIKHFFKKKATVQYPEQQREFSPVYRGQHVLMRDDQGRERCTACGLCALSCPAEAITMVAAERKKGEEHLYREEKYASEYEINMLRCIFCGICEEACPKEAIFLTKSKLLVKPKLEREDFIYGKDKLVISVEDAKARKYD; from the coding sequence ATGTCAATAGAAAAAATATCATTATCAGGAAGAAAAACGGAGGTTGTTGATAAAAACATGACCTTCGCAGAAAAGATATACTTTCCTGCTGTGATAAAAGGGCTTATAATTACAATTAAGCACTTTTTCAAGAAGAAGGCGACTGTTCAGTATCCTGAGCAACAACGCGAATTTAGCCCTGTATATCGTGGACAGCATGTATTGATGCGTGACGATCAGGGGCGTGAACGCTGTACGGCATGCGGGTTGTGTGCCTTGTCTTGTCCGGCAGAAGCAATCACGATGGTGGCTGCTGAGCGTAAAAAAGGAGAAGAACATCTGTACCGTGAAGAAAAATATGCTTCGGAATATGAAATAAATATGCTACGCTGTATATTTTGCGGAATATGCGAAGAGGCTTGTCCGAAAGAAGCTATTTTCTTAACCAAGTCTAAGCTTCTGGTGAAGCCGAAATTAGAACGTGAAGACTTTATCTATGGAAAAGATAAACTCGTGATTTCGGTAGAGGATGCCAAAGCACGCAAATATGATTAA
- the nuoH gene encoding NADH-quinone oxidoreductase subunit NuoH — MEIALILEKLILIVLVFAVTMLFALYSTYAERKVAGFLQDRLGPNRAGIFGLLQPLCDGAKLFAKEDLMPNTPNKILFVVGPAVAMTVSLLGGALIPWAEKFVIAGYGEVKPYIGDVNVAILYIVAVLSTSVYGVVIGGWASNNKYSLMGSIRAGAQMISYEIAMGLSLIALIMMTGSLSLVDITQQQSGWHGMQWNVIYQPLTFIIFLVCSFAECNRTPFDLAECESELVNGHHVEYSSLGMGFYMFSEYASMFFSSAFISVLFFGGYNYPGIDWVTENWGINMASGLGVLSLLAKTSFFIFFYMWVRWTIPRFRYDQLMKLGWKMLFPLAIVNIILVGIFVLIFK, encoded by the coding sequence ATGGAGATTGCACTTATTTTAGAAAAGTTGATCCTTATCGTTCTTGTGTTTGCTGTCACAATGCTTTTTGCGTTGTATTCTACTTATGCAGAACGTAAGGTAGCCGGTTTTTTACAAGATCGTCTCGGCCCGAACCGTGCAGGTATCTTTGGTTTGCTACAGCCTCTTTGCGATGGAGCAAAGTTGTTTGCCAAAGAAGACCTCATGCCAAATACGCCGAATAAGATTCTCTTTGTTGTAGGTCCGGCTGTTGCCATGACAGTCTCTTTGCTTGGGGGGGCGTTGATCCCATGGGCAGAGAAATTTGTTATAGCAGGCTATGGAGAGGTTAAACCTTACATCGGAGATGTAAATGTAGCTATTCTATATATTGTAGCTGTATTATCTACAAGCGTATATGGTGTTGTAATCGGAGGATGGGCATCAAATAATAAATATTCCCTGATGGGAAGTATCCGTGCCGGAGCACAGATGATTTCGTATGAAATAGCAATGGGGCTTTCTCTTATTGCGCTGATTATGATGACAGGTTCTTTGAGTCTGGTAGATATCACTCAACAGCAAAGTGGCTGGCATGGTATGCAATGGAATGTGATTTATCAGCCATTGACCTTTATTATTTTCCTTGTTTGTTCGTTTGCAGAATGTAACCGTACACCGTTCGACCTTGCAGAATGTGAGTCGGAGCTGGTTAACGGACACCATGTCGAATATTCTTCGTTGGGAATGGGATTCTATATGTTCTCCGAATATGCGAGCATGTTTTTCTCATCTGCATTTATCTCTGTTCTTTTCTTTGGAGGATACAATTATCCCGGAATAGATTGGGTAACAGAAAACTGGGGTATAAATATGGCTAGTGGTCTGGGTGTACTATCACTTCTAGCTAAAACCTCATTCTTTATTTTCTTCTATATGTGGGTGCGCTGGACAATACCGAGATTCAGATACGACCAACTGATGAAACTGGGATGGAAAATGCTGTTTCCGTTGGCAATAGTAAATATCATCTTGGTAGGAATTTTTGTCCTGATTTTTAAATGA
- a CDS encoding NADH-quinone oxidoreductase subunit N, which translates to MSTLIAISALGIICLLLEIFNLRKILIPVTLIGLIAVLGLTVTEFYLGQSFLGTDKYNMLVSTGFSQGFSILFIILAVLILAMSPKFYQDRIDKIADYVALKVFLVAGAVAMVSFGNFIMFFVGLEVLSIAAYILAASDPKNLRSNEAGMKYFIMGAFASSFILFGIALIYGAFGSFDIATVAIASTAQAGSLPIWFSLGFVMLTVGLMFKASIVPFHFWAPDVYEGSPTLSTALMSTLVKVAAIGALFKVVTILSVAVTPVYQIVLIVLSILTMTVGNVTAMKQKNIKRMMAYSGISHAGFMMMTLLAIGTSANTVLYYAAAYSLAGIAAFAVILGVCRGKDNEDMTNFFGLVKRQPVLTAIFICALLSLSGIPVFAGFFAKFFVFDQMLQSGHLVLVIFGIINSIIAVFYYLGVANIMITKESETEEPLRVPFEYKAVAVIAISLNLLLGIFPSVIMGLNL; encoded by the coding sequence ATGAGTACATTGATAGCCATCTCAGCATTAGGTATAATCTGCCTTTTATTAGAGATATTCAATTTGAGAAAAATCCTTATACCAGTTACACTTATCGGACTGATTGCTGTATTGGGGTTGACTGTTACCGAGTTTTACTTAGGACAATCTTTCCTTGGTACGGATAAGTACAATATGTTGGTATCAACAGGGTTTTCGCAAGGATTCTCTATCCTGTTTATTATTCTTGCTGTACTGATTCTTGCGATGAGTCCTAAGTTTTATCAAGACAGAATAGATAAGATTGCCGACTATGTAGCACTGAAGGTTTTTCTAGTGGCCGGAGCTGTGGCTATGGTCTCTTTCGGAAACTTCATTATGTTTTTCGTGGGACTCGAGGTATTGTCTATTGCCGCTTATATTTTGGCAGCCAGCGATCCGAAGAACTTGCGAAGTAACGAAGCCGGTATGAAGTATTTCATTATGGGTGCATTTGCGTCCAGCTTTATTCTGTTCGGTATTGCTCTCATATATGGTGCATTTGGTTCGTTCGATATAGCTACAGTTGCTATTGCATCTACTGCTCAGGCAGGATCTTTACCTATCTGGTTTAGTCTAGGTTTTGTGATGTTGACTGTCGGTTTGATGTTTAAAGCATCTATCGTACCGTTCCACTTTTGGGCACCTGATGTATACGAAGGCTCACCTACACTTTCTACCGCTCTGATGAGTACCTTGGTAAAGGTGGCTGCAATAGGGGCATTGTTTAAGGTAGTAACAATATTGTCTGTTGCAGTAACGCCTGTATATCAGATCGTATTGATCGTCTTGTCTATATTGACAATGACAGTAGGAAACGTAACAGCAATGAAGCAGAAAAACATAAAGCGTATGATGGCCTATTCGGGGATATCACACGCCGGTTTTATGATGATGACCTTACTTGCAATTGGCACATCTGCAAATACAGTATTGTATTATGCCGCAGCATATAGCTTGGCGGGTATTGCTGCATTCGCTGTAATACTTGGTGTTTGCCGAGGAAAAGACAACGAGGATATGACAAACTTCTTTGGTTTGGTGAAACGTCAGCCGGTGTTGACTGCAATATTTATTTGCGCATTGTTGTCATTAAGTGGAATTCCTGTTTTTGCAGGTTTCTTTGCTAAGTTCTTTGTGTTTGATCAGATGTTACAATCAGGCCACTTAGTTCTTGTTATATTCGGTATTATAAATTCGATTATAGCCGTGTTCTATTATCTGGGAGTAGCAAATATAATGATCACCAAAGAAAGCGAGACAGAAGAGCCTCTACGAGTTCCTTTCGAATATAAAGCTGTAGCTGTAATCGCTATATCTTTGAATCTATTACTTGGAATTTTCCCTTCTGTAATTATGGGTCTGAACTTATAA
- a CDS encoding NADH-quinone oxidoreductase subunit J family protein gives MITIIFYILATITLGTGLLTVLSKNPIHSAVYMIICFFSISGHFLLLNALFLSVINIVVYAGAIMVLLLFTLMLMNLSESHEPKKKVISRVAATISSCLMGIVLLAALLKATPVIETYKTEGLDYQSVSIIGQVLLDEYLVPFEFAAILLITAMIGAVLISKKEKKA, from the coding sequence ATGATTACAATAATTTTTTATATTCTGGCAACCATAACACTCGGTACGGGACTTCTGACGGTATTGTCTAAGAATCCTATCCATAGTGCAGTGTATATGATTATCTGTTTTTTCTCCATATCGGGGCACTTTTTGCTGTTGAATGCTTTGTTTCTATCGGTTATAAATATTGTGGTTTATGCCGGAGCTATCATGGTGTTATTGCTATTTACTCTGATGCTTATGAACCTGAGTGAAAGCCACGAGCCAAAGAAAAAAGTGATCAGTCGTGTGGCGGCTACAATATCGAGCTGCTTGATGGGAATTGTCCTGTTGGCTGCGCTCTTGAAGGCTACGCCTGTGATAGAAACATACAAAACCGAGGGGTTAGACTATCAGTCGGTAAGTATTATTGGTCAGGTGCTGCTTGACGAGTATTTAGTGCCATTTGAATTTGCTGCTATATTGCTTATAACGGCTATGATCGGGGCAGTACTTATTTCTAAAAAAGAGAAAAAAGCTTAA
- a CDS encoding RnfABCDGE type electron transport complex subunit D, translating into MQSDKTIFAPFVRKSDSTSRVMADVILALLPCIAMSYLAFGFVPVMVILVAVGSALLTEFLFSIIFSKNTESLSDGSAIISGILLAFTIAPFTPLYVVAFGGSMAVLFGKLLWGGLGRNIFNPALIGREFMTVFFPAVMASRTIWYDKTAVNINELNIFNDSFINQLFYKASGAIGEYSIFFLVLGGLFLLIRQRISWHIPFALLAAFTTLLLTLSNLTEYTIQFSLGGLLLGTIFMATDMPTSATTNYGKLYYGAMIGLTAILCIINDVKYEYMSYSILLLNAFVVPINWVFRPNVWGQKLDILTRLWQGLSLTACILMATFAVIYLHHAELIMYLVFIYIAYCIIRFIAKGIKAE; encoded by the coding sequence ATGCAATCAGATAAAACAATATTTGCACCCTTTGTCAGAAAAAGTGACAGTACCAGCCGTGTAATGGCTGATGTTATTTTAGCATTGCTTCCATGTATAGCCATGTCGTATCTGGCATTCGGGTTTGTACCTGTCATGGTAATCTTGGTGGCAGTAGGAAGTGCGTTATTAACAGAATTTTTATTCTCCATTATCTTTTCCAAAAACACGGAATCTCTTTCTGACGGGTCAGCCATTATTTCGGGAATTCTGCTTGCATTCACAATAGCACCTTTCACTCCTCTCTATGTTGTTGCATTCGGAGGAAGCATGGCCGTTCTGTTCGGGAAATTACTCTGGGGTGGCTTAGGACGTAATATATTCAATCCTGCGCTGATCGGACGAGAGTTTATGACTGTATTCTTTCCCGCTGTAATGGCTTCACGCACTATTTGGTACGACAAGACAGCAGTGAATATAAATGAGCTCAATATATTCAACGACAGTTTTATAAACCAATTATTTTATAAAGCATCGGGAGCAATAGGCGAATATTCGATATTCTTTTTGGTGCTAGGTGGTTTGTTCTTGTTGATTAGGCAAAGAATCTCATGGCACATCCCATTTGCCTTATTAGCGGCTTTCACAACATTACTGCTAACCTTATCTAACCTGACCGAATATACAATACAATTTTCTTTGGGAGGCTTATTACTCGGCACTATATTTATGGCAACAGACATGCCCACAAGTGCAACCACCAACTATGGAAAGTTATATTATGGAGCGATGATAGGTTTAACAGCAATACTCTGCATCATCAATGATGTGAAGTATGAATACATGTCTTACTCGATACTATTGTTGAATGCCTTCGTTGTACCTATCAATTGGGTATTCCGTCCGAATGTATGGGGACAAAAATTAGATATTCTTACCCGTTTGTGGCAAGGTCTATCACTTACGGCATGTATACTAATGGCTACATTCGCTGTTATCTATCTGCATCATGCAGAATTGATAATGTATCTTGTATTTATTTATATTGCTTATTGCATCATAAGGTTCATAGCGAAAGGAATAAAAGCGGAATAA
- a CDS encoding complex I subunit 4 family protein: protein MNITIILIILLVGAILTYLSGNRFASKVAMLFGVAAAIFSVALCLKYGAAGANFSIDWISKPNISFSLKADGLSMAMILMTTILLPIIILGTQSREFKNEKMLYSLVMFMVFAMVGAFLSSNALLYYVFWEMSLIPIYFIIVLWGNGEIVKRRKAAMTFFLFTFAGSLFMLAAIIYMYTKTGSFQLEAFYNASLSQTEQIWIFLAFFLAYAIKIPIFPFHTWQANVYQKAPAIGTMLLAGIMSKMGAYSVIRWQLPVTPYASNEFRTIIVILCIIGVVYGAIMALRQDDLKRFLAYASLSHVGFIAAGSYALTYDGLEGAVILILAHGFGIVGMFYSADVIQTRMHTLTISKMGGIKEHAPKFSVAFFISILSSIGIPLTFNFIGEFTIMFGLYQVNLWYALTIGTALFLGALFMLRMYQQVMLGEPSVNPFRDLSKTETVVFALIIGVLIFFGVYVKPVTDLVSTSLTEIVMYINR from the coding sequence ATGAATATCACTATTATATTAATCATATTATTGGTAGGTGCAATTCTTACTTATTTATCAGGAAATAGATTTGCCTCTAAAGTAGCTATGTTGTTCGGTGTTGCCGCAGCTATTTTTTCGGTAGCATTATGTCTTAAATACGGAGCAGCAGGAGCAAATTTCAGCATAGATTGGATTAGTAAGCCTAATATCTCGTTTTCGTTAAAGGCCGACGGCTTGTCGATGGCAATGATATTAATGACTACGATACTGCTGCCTATAATTATACTGGGTACGCAATCGCGCGAATTTAAGAATGAAAAGATGCTGTATAGCTTAGTCATGTTTATGGTTTTTGCTATGGTAGGTGCATTCTTAAGCAGCAACGCTCTTTTGTATTATGTGTTTTGGGAAATGTCTCTTATCCCAATCTATTTTATAATCGTATTGTGGGGTAACGGCGAAATCGTCAAAAGACGTAAGGCTGCGATGACATTCTTCCTCTTTACATTTGCCGGATCATTGTTTATGCTTGCTGCCATTATATACATGTATACAAAAACGGGAAGCTTTCAGCTCGAAGCATTCTATAATGCAAGTCTGAGCCAAACAGAACAAATCTGGATATTTTTGGCATTCTTCCTTGCTTATGCTATTAAGATACCGATTTTCCCTTTCCATACTTGGCAGGCAAATGTGTATCAGAAAGCACCGGCAATAGGTACTATGTTACTTGCAGGTATTATGTCTAAGATGGGAGCATATAGCGTTATTCGTTGGCAGTTGCCCGTAACTCCTTACGCATCAAACGAGTTCAGAACAATAATCGTGATCCTTTGTATTATTGGAGTTGTATACGGAGCTATTATGGCGCTGCGTCAGGATGACTTAAAAAGATTTTTAGCGTATGCATCATTGTCTCACGTAGGATTTATTGCGGCGGGCTCTTATGCCTTGACATACGATGGTCTCGAAGGAGCTGTGATACTTATCCTGGCTCATGGTTTTGGTATTGTGGGTATGTTCTATTCCGCAGATGTAATCCAAACACGTATGCATACATTGACTATAAGTAAGATGGGGGGTATTAAAGAACATGCTCCAAAGTTTTCGGTGGCGTTTTTTATAAGCATCCTTTCTTCTATCGGTATACCGCTTACATTTAACTTTATCGGAGAGTTTACAATAATGTTCGGATTGTATCAGGTAAATCTTTGGTACGCCCTTACAATAGGAACTGCATTGTTTCTTGGTGCTCTCTTTATGTTGAGAATGTATCAGCAGGTAATGTTAGGAGAACCGTCTGTGAATCCGTTCAGGGATTTGTCGAAGACCGAAACGGTAGTTTTCGCCTTAATAATAGGAGTACTTATATTTTTCGGGGTGTATGTGAAGCCGGTTACAGACTTGGTATCTACAAGCCTGACAGAGATAGTAATGTATATTAACAGATAA
- the nuoL gene encoding NADH-quinone oxidoreductase subunit L gives METILVLILLLSPFIGFSINLLVGKKLTGRTLPGIIATTAVIISFVISLYLFIQNLSTGEVFNVNLFQWIALGEFTTDLSFTLDQLSLVWLLFVTGIGTLIHIYSMGYMHDDENIDRYFSYLNLFIFFMTILVSGSNLLVMFIGWEGVGLCSYLLIGFWSRNHKNNDAAKKAFVMNRIGDLGFLIGIFTLGYMFKTVDYVSLKDLVTSPDPLLGVATLALFIGATGKSAQIPLYTWLPDAMAGPTPVSALIHAATMVTAGIFMVTRLNFIFDLTPDIQTVIAIVGAVTALFAATIALTQNDIKKVLAYSTVSQLGLMFLALGLGAYHVAVFHVITHAFFKACLFLGSGSVIHAMGGEQDMRKMGGLKNKMKTTYYTFLISTLSIAGIPPLAGFFSKDEIMLTAFEHNIFLWILAALASLLTAFYMFRLLYLTFFKEFRGTEEQKHHLHESPSSMTLPLIVLAFLAFFGGLISIPFGGLSWLNAYLEPILPGITGEHAPVDQMVLTMVISTIIAIVGIALAYFKYIKKSEVPAEDDEISGVAKVSYNKFYIDEIYDALFVKPLYALAGFFESIVERALKNILKSFGGLVELLTVPARRLQNGSLGFYLFFFVLGFSALIICLFLV, from the coding sequence ATGGAAACAATATTAGTATTAATACTCTTGCTTAGTCCGTTTATCGGTTTCTCAATCAATTTGCTGGTTGGTAAAAAATTAACGGGGCGCACATTACCCGGAATTATTGCTACCACAGCTGTAATTATCAGTTTTGTAATATCTCTATACCTTTTCATCCAAAATCTTTCTACAGGTGAGGTTTTTAATGTCAACCTGTTTCAGTGGATTGCATTAGGGGAGTTTACAACTGATCTGTCTTTCACGCTCGACCAACTGTCTCTAGTATGGTTGTTGTTTGTGACAGGTATCGGTACGCTGATACACATCTATTCGATGGGGTATATGCACGATGATGAAAATATAGACCGTTATTTCTCATATCTGAATTTATTTATCTTCTTTATGACGATACTTGTTTCGGGAAGCAATCTTCTCGTTATGTTTATCGGTTGGGAAGGTGTAGGTTTGTGTTCTTATCTGCTTATCGGCTTTTGGTCGAGAAATCATAAAAACAACGATGCGGCAAAGAAAGCCTTTGTGATGAACCGTATCGGAGACTTAGGTTTCCTTATCGGTATTTTTACATTGGGTTATATGTTCAAAACGGTGGACTATGTTTCGCTAAAAGATCTTGTTACCAGTCCCGACCCACTGTTAGGCGTTGCCACATTGGCATTGTTTATAGGGGCTACAGGTAAAAGTGCACAGATACCTTTATATACTTGGTTGCCAGATGCGATGGCAGGTCCTACTCCTGTATCGGCACTGATACATGCTGCAACGATGGTTACAGCGGGTATATTTATGGTGACTCGATTGAATTTTATATTCGACTTGACTCCCGATATTCAGACTGTGATTGCTATTGTAGGTGCTGTAACTGCATTATTTGCTGCAACGATAGCTCTTACACAAAATGATATAAAGAAAGTACTTGCATACTCTACCGTATCGCAGCTCGGGCTGATGTTCTTGGCTCTTGGGCTCGGTGCTTATCACGTAGCAGTATTTCATGTGATTACACATGCATTCTTTAAGGCTTGTTTATTCCTTGGCTCGGGTTCAGTTATCCATGCTATGGGAGGTGAACAGGATATGCGCAAGATGGGAGGTCTTAAGAATAAGATGAAGACGACGTATTATACGTTCTTGATCTCTACGTTATCAATTGCAGGTATTCCTCCTTTGGCAGGTTTCTTCTCCAAAGATGAAATCATGCTGACAGCTTTCGAGCATAATATCTTCTTATGGATTCTAGCAGCACTGGCATCTTTGCTTACTGCATTCTATATGTTCCGTTTGCTATATCTTACATTCTTCAAAGAGTTTAGAGGTACAGAAGAACAGAAACATCATTTGCACGAATCGCCAAGCAGTATGACTCTGCCGCTTATCGTACTGGCTTTCTTAGCATTTTTCGGAGGGCTTATCAGTATTCCTTTCGGAGGGCTTAGCTGGTTGAACGCTTACTTAGAGCCAATATTACCGGGTATTACAGGCGAGCATGCTCCTGTAGACCAGATGGTGTTGACAATGGTAATTTCTACTATCATCGCTATAGTTGGTATTGCATTGGCATACTTTAAATATATAAAGAAATCTGAAGTCCCTGCTGAGGATGATGAGATTTCGGGAGTTGCTAAAGTATCTTATAACAAATTCTACATTGATGAAATATACGATGCATTATTTGTAAAACCTCTTTATGCTTTAGCCGGCTTCTTTGAAAGTATAGTAGAGAGAGCATTAAAAAATATACTGAAAAGCTTCGGAGGCTTGGTCGAGTTATTGACAGTTCCGGCGCGAAGACTACAGAATGGAAGTCTCGGTTTTTATCTGTTTTTCTTTGTGTTGGGATTCAGTGCATTAATCATCTGTTTATTTCTTGTATAA
- the rsxC gene encoding electron transport complex subunit RsxC has product MIMHILSMKGKTKKKSIQAIEDAPFLYIPLAEYLGCAPTPVVNVGDKIKKYQLIGEVKDKFATKVHAPVSGVILETKDYPFADGSSVKTIVIQNDYKDEEVNDISHKDYNQCSPEELIERIKDAGIVGQGGAQFPTAIKYSVGEHKIHTFIVNGAECEPYLTSDYSLMAERTEELFKGIDIIKKILNADNVIIGIEHQNRELLKVFAPYLQQEEHKGYNAILLPDQYPQGGELQLIKSAIGIELPRSKRPAEAGIIVSNIGTIYSVYQAVVNHKPVISRIITISGERSINYGNYEVKIGTPIRHITKSLGIETSSNTIVQGGPMMGKAIQDLSIPVTKGASGILFLKKEEIKRSNCISCGYCVDVCPMRLMPMKFEENYRKKKYFNLEKYSISSCIECAACEYICPSNVPLIESIKEGKVKLKELANAIR; this is encoded by the coding sequence ATGATAATGCACATACTTTCGATGAAAGGGAAAACCAAGAAGAAGAGTATTCAGGCTATTGAAGACGCTCCATTTCTATACATTCCCCTCGCAGAATATTTAGGCTGTGCTCCTACTCCTGTTGTCAATGTTGGCGATAAAATCAAGAAATATCAATTGATAGGAGAAGTAAAGGATAAGTTTGCGACCAAAGTACATGCGCCGGTATCGGGCGTGATTTTGGAAACAAAAGACTATCCTTTTGCAGATGGCTCTTCTGTAAAAACCATCGTTATCCAGAACGACTATAAGGACGAAGAAGTAAACGACATTTCGCACAAAGACTACAACCAATGTAGCCCCGAAGAGTTGATAGAGCGAATTAAGGATGCAGGTATAGTAGGACAAGGTGGCGCTCAATTTCCGACAGCTATAAAATATAGCGTAGGGGAACATAAGATCCATACCTTTATTGTAAACGGTGCAGAGTGCGAACCTTATCTTACGTCAGATTATTCACTGATGGCAGAACGTACCGAAGAGCTATTTAAAGGAATTGATATCATAAAAAAGATACTTAATGCCGACAATGTTATCATTGGTATAGAGCATCAGAATAGAGAACTTTTAAAAGTATTTGCTCCATATCTGCAACAAGAAGAACATAAAGGCTACAATGCAATATTATTGCCCGATCAGTACCCTCAAGGTGGCGAGCTGCAATTAATAAAGTCTGCCATAGGCATTGAACTACCAAGATCGAAGCGACCAGCCGAAGCGGGAATTATAGTGAGTAATATCGGTACTATCTACTCTGTTTATCAGGCGGTAGTAAATCACAAACCAGTTATCAGCCGAATAATAACAATCTCAGGTGAGCGATCTATTAATTATGGCAATTACGAAGTGAAAATAGGAACACCGATACGACATATCACAAAATCGCTAGGGATAGAAACTTCGAGTAATACCATCGTACAGGGAGGCCCGATGATGGGGAAGGCAATACAAGACCTGTCGATACCTGTAACCAAAGGAGCATCGGGAATACTATTCCTAAAGAAAGAAGAAATAAAACGGAGTAATTGTATCTCGTGCGGTTATTGCGTCGACGTATGCCCTATGCGGCTGATGCCAATGAAGTTTGAAGAAAACTATAGAAAGAAGAAATACTTCAATCTTGAGAAATACAGTATCAGCAGTTGCATCGAATGCGCAGCTTGCGAATACATCTGCCCAAGTAATGTGCCGCTTATAGAAAGCATAAAAGAAGGAAAAGTAAAACTTAAAGAACTAGCAAATGCAATCAGATAA